Proteins encoded in a region of the Streptomyces sp. NBC_00258 genome:
- a CDS encoding class I SAM-dependent methyltransferase, whose amino-acid sequence MKARAATPVGTATRGTTNPNRLRRMDRWIATTHGAELRRSDAPVAVDLGYGAAPWTAVELLHRLRTAAPRTRVVGVEIDPARVAAAKPYEREGLAFRHGGFEIPLPERPSLIRAANVLRQYEEAEVAEVWARLCARLAPAGADSRGGLLVEGTCDEIGRRHVWVALGPEGPRTVTFATRLGSLDRPSDLAERLPKALIHRNVPGEPVHAFLRGFDRAWAAAAPYASYGARQRWIRAVRDLTADWPVTDGPTRWRQGEVTVRWEALAPRS is encoded by the coding sequence ATGAAAGCCCGCGCAGCGACCCCCGTCGGGACGGCGACGCGCGGCACCACCAACCCCAACCGCCTCCGCCGCATGGACCGCTGGATCGCGACGACCCACGGCGCCGAACTGCGCAGGTCGGACGCCCCCGTGGCCGTGGACCTCGGCTACGGCGCCGCCCCCTGGACCGCGGTGGAGCTCCTCCACCGCCTCCGCACGGCCGCCCCCCGCACACGCGTGGTCGGCGTGGAGATCGATCCGGCCCGGGTCGCGGCCGCGAAGCCGTACGAGCGCGAGGGGCTGGCCTTCCGGCACGGCGGCTTCGAGATCCCCCTGCCGGAGCGGCCGTCACTGATCCGCGCGGCGAACGTGCTGCGGCAGTACGAGGAGGCGGAGGTCGCCGAGGTCTGGGCGCGACTGTGCGCCCGCCTCGCCCCGGCTGGCGCCGACTCGCGGGGCGGGCTCCTCGTCGAGGGCACGTGCGACGAGATCGGCCGCCGGCACGTATGGGTCGCGCTCGGCCCCGAAGGCCCGCGGACCGTCACGTTCGCCACCCGCCTCGGCTCCCTGGACCGCCCGTCCGACCTGGCCGAACGCCTTCCCAAGGCCCTCATCCACCGCAACGTCCCGGGCGAACCGGTGCACGCCTTCCTCCGCGGTTTCGACCGGGCCTGGGCGGCCGCGGCACCTTACGCCTCGTACGGCGCCCGTCAGCGCTGGATCCGGGCCGTACGCGATCTGACGGCGGACTGGCCGGTCACGGACGGGCCGACGCGCTGGCGGCAGGGCGAAGTGACCGTGCGCTGGGAGGCGTTGGCGCCTCGCTCGTAG
- a CDS encoding C40 family peptidase, protein MGTGKRSLTTTAMALACAATILSAPGVAFAAPTPTPTPTPAQPPSSTPASTKDLEAVRKKLDTLYHDAAVATDAYNLAEERAEEQSTQIVGLARSIVEGQARLDHLKDRAGAAARAQYRSGGLPDEARLMLSDDPAQFLDGAGRIREGAQATKGLLAEMKRTQEDLEQYARDAAAQWKKLDANREAKEKAKKKVKKQIAAAEKLESQLEKEEKKRLAKLEQQAAYKAQSAWLGSGVLDEISGKASAQGKKAVEYATKQIGKPYEWGAEGPNTFDCSGLTSKAWAAAGQGIPRTSQEQWKQLDRIAVEAMRPGDLIIYNSDASHVALYIGDGAIIHAPRPGRTVTIAGAGSMPILGVVRPEQ, encoded by the coding sequence ATGGGAACCGGCAAGCGGAGCCTGACCACTACGGCCATGGCCCTGGCCTGCGCGGCAACCATCCTGTCCGCGCCGGGAGTGGCCTTCGCGGCCCCGACACCGACCCCCACGCCGACTCCGGCCCAGCCTCCGAGTTCAACGCCCGCGAGCACCAAGGACCTTGAAGCGGTCCGCAAGAAGCTGGACACGCTCTATCACGACGCGGCGGTCGCCACGGACGCGTACAACCTCGCGGAGGAGCGGGCCGAGGAGCAGTCCACGCAGATCGTCGGGCTGGCCCGCTCGATCGTCGAGGGGCAGGCTCGGCTGGACCACCTGAAGGACCGCGCGGGCGCCGCGGCCCGGGCCCAGTACCGCAGCGGCGGACTGCCGGACGAGGCCCGGCTGATGCTCAGCGACGACCCGGCGCAGTTCCTGGACGGCGCGGGCCGGATCCGCGAGGGCGCACAGGCGACCAAGGGCCTGCTCGCCGAAATGAAGCGCACCCAGGAGGACTTGGAGCAGTACGCGCGCGACGCGGCGGCCCAGTGGAAGAAGCTGGATGCCAACCGCGAGGCGAAGGAGAAGGCCAAGAAGAAGGTCAAGAAGCAGATCGCCGCCGCCGAGAAGCTCGAGTCGCAGCTGGAGAAGGAAGAGAAGAAGCGCCTGGCGAAGCTGGAACAGCAGGCCGCCTACAAGGCGCAGTCGGCCTGGCTGGGCTCCGGCGTCCTCGACGAGATCAGCGGCAAGGCGTCGGCCCAGGGCAAGAAGGCCGTGGAGTACGCGACGAAGCAGATCGGCAAGCCGTACGAATGGGGCGCCGAGGGGCCCAACACGTTCGACTGCTCGGGTCTGACCTCGAAGGCATGGGCGGCCGCCGGGCAGGGCATCCCACGCACGTCCCAGGAGCAGTGGAAGCAGCTCGACCGCATCGCCGTCGAGGCCATGCGCCCCGGCGACCTGATCATCTACAACTCCGACGCCAGCCATGTCGCCCTCTACATAGGTGACGGCGCGATCATCCACGCACCTCGCCCGGGGCGCACGGTGACGATCGCGGGAGCGGGCTCGATGCCGATACTCGGAGTCGTACGCCCCGAACAGTGA
- a CDS encoding PP2C family protein-serine/threonine phosphatase yields MPVPVPRQRAIPAVEGGQARAASSTGGPAQAVPAPGALPGQAPTSTSHDAGGDTGHGSADHGGFHHGSAHNGTAPLTLLVIEDDPAGSLNVPTLLDSAGKPIRVRTARNLTEAERLLTDDVQCILLDLALTTGGRTAADAEPNDELATLKHVLRLAPRHAVLALTASEDAEHGAEVVRVGAQDYLFRDELDSRLLSRAIRYAVERKRSETAERRLTESKLRAQENARLERGLLPTPLLEGSSLRFAARYRPGRSRALLGGDFYDTVRTPDGTVHAMIGDVCGHGPDEAALGVELRIAWRALTLAGLCGDELLSTLQQVLEHERDNDEIFATLCTVDIAPDGRRAGLCLAGHPAPLISRPARSRAVVGADDAGDPAPPVAELLPYENGGPALGLLPNARWPRRQVELGGEWSLMLYTDGLIEGRTGEGRERLGQDGMVDMVRRQLAQGLRGEELLRAAVNEVRDLNGGELTDDVAVLLLDRVA; encoded by the coding sequence ATGCCCGTACCCGTACCGCGGCAGAGAGCCATCCCCGCCGTGGAAGGTGGTCAGGCTCGCGCCGCATCCTCAACCGGCGGACCGGCTCAGGCCGTGCCCGCACCCGGCGCCCTGCCCGGCCAGGCGCCGACTTCGACGAGCCACGACGCCGGTGGCGACACCGGCCACGGAAGCGCCGACCACGGCGGCTTCCACCACGGCAGTGCCCACAACGGCACGGCCCCGCTGACGCTGCTCGTGATCGAGGACGACCCGGCCGGCTCGCTGAACGTGCCCACACTCCTGGACTCGGCCGGCAAGCCGATACGTGTCCGTACCGCCCGCAACCTCACCGAGGCCGAGCGGCTGCTGACCGACGACGTCCAGTGCATCCTGCTCGACCTCGCGCTGACGACCGGTGGCCGGACGGCCGCCGACGCCGAGCCGAACGACGAGCTGGCCACGCTCAAGCACGTGCTGCGGCTCGCGCCGCGGCACGCCGTCCTCGCGCTCACCGCGTCCGAGGACGCGGAGCACGGCGCCGAGGTGGTACGCGTCGGCGCCCAGGACTACCTCTTCCGCGACGAGCTGGACAGCCGGCTGCTGAGCCGCGCGATCCGGTACGCGGTGGAACGAAAGCGTTCCGAAACGGCCGAGCGACGGCTCACCGAGTCCAAGCTGCGCGCGCAGGAGAACGCGCGGCTCGAACGCGGCCTGCTGCCCACGCCCCTACTCGAAGGCTCCTCGCTGCGGTTCGCCGCGCGCTACCGGCCCGGCCGCTCGCGCGCGCTGCTCGGCGGCGACTTCTACGACACGGTCCGCACCCCCGACGGCACCGTGCACGCCATGATCGGCGACGTCTGCGGTCATGGCCCCGACGAGGCGGCGCTCGGTGTGGAGCTGCGGATCGCCTGGCGCGCGCTGACGCTGGCGGGCCTGTGCGGCGACGAGCTGCTCTCCACGCTCCAGCAGGTCCTGGAGCACGAGCGCGACAACGACGAGATCTTCGCGACGCTCTGCACGGTGGACATCGCACCGGACGGCCGCCGCGCGGGCCTGTGCCTGGCCGGTCACCCGGCCCCGCTCATCTCGCGCCCCGCCCGCTCACGGGCCGTCGTCGGCGCGGACGACGCCGGGGACCCGGCTCCTCCCGTCGCCGAGCTGCTGCCGTACGAGAACGGCGGCCCGGCGCTGGGTCTGCTGCCGAACGCCCGCTGGCCGCGCCGGCAGGTGGAGCTGGGCGGCGAATGGAGTCTGATGCTCTACACGGACGGCCTGATCGAGGGCCGGACCGGCGAGGGCCGGGAGCGGCTCGGTCAGGACGGGATGGTGGACATGGTCCGCCGCCAGCTGGCGCAGGGGCTGCGGGGCGAGGAGCTGCTGCGGGCCGCTGTGAACGAGGTGCGGGATCTCAATGGCGGTGAGCTGACGGACGACGTGGCTGTGCTGCTGCTGGATCGCGTGGCGTAG
- a CDS encoding DUF2516 family protein, whose product MLLTAFGGFMSLIFLGMLVLAVVALVMAGLARDDAYRAANKQSKMFWLIILGVTVAVNLLVPMVFLQIAGLIATIVFFVDVRPALKQVSGGGGGRRGGSSSDGPYGPYNGGR is encoded by the coding sequence GTGCTGTTGACCGCGTTCGGCGGCTTCATGTCGCTGATCTTCCTCGGCATGCTGGTGCTCGCGGTGGTGGCGCTGGTGATGGCCGGCCTGGCCCGCGATGACGCGTACCGCGCCGCGAACAAGCAGAGCAAGATGTTCTGGCTGATCATCCTGGGCGTCACGGTGGCCGTGAATCTGCTGGTCCCGATGGTCTTCCTGCAGATCGCCGGCCTCATCGCCACGATCGTCTTCTTCGTCGACGTCCGGCCCGCGCTCAAGCAGGTCTCCGGCGGTGGGGGCGGCCGCCGAGGCGGAAGCAGCAGCGACGGCCCGTACGGCCCGTACAACGGCGGACGCTGA
- a CDS encoding helix-turn-helix domain-containing protein yields MASLNVGNLGEYLREQRRNAQLSLRQLAEAAGVSNPYLSQIERGLRKPSAEVLQQVAKALRISAETLYVRAGILDAERDRDEVETRAVILADPTLNERQKQVLLQIYESFRKENGFEIEIKAVEEALGVTGAADAPDATGTTGVTDVTDGRDTVVDRARTADGSDAAPKDPHDPHDPHDQQDPHDKNDPHDKNDPHDQQSSAS; encoded by the coding sequence ATGGCATCGCTCAACGTCGGCAATCTCGGTGAGTATCTGCGTGAACAGCGGCGCAACGCGCAGCTGTCCCTGCGGCAGCTCGCCGAGGCCGCCGGGGTGTCCAATCCGTATCTGAGCCAGATCGAGCGCGGGCTGCGCAAGCCGAGCGCGGAGGTGTTGCAGCAGGTCGCCAAGGCCCTGCGGATCTCCGCCGAGACGCTGTACGTCCGTGCCGGGATCCTCGACGCCGAGCGGGACCGGGACGAGGTGGAGACGCGTGCCGTCATCCTCGCCGACCCGACGCTCAACGAGCGGCAGAAGCAGGTGCTGCTCCAGATCTACGAGTCCTTCCGCAAGGAGAACGGGTTCGAGATCGAGATCAAGGCGGTCGAGGAGGCTCTGGGCGTCACCGGTGCGGCCGACGCACCGGACGCGACCGGCACGACCGGCGTAACGGACGTGACGGATGGCCGGGACACCGTCGTTGACAGGGCCCGCACGGCCGACGGCAGCGATGCCGCACCGAAGGACCCGCACGACCCGCACGACCCGCACGACCAGCAGGACCCGCACGACAAGAACGACCCGCACGACAAGAACGACCCGCACGACCAGCAGTCCTCCGCGAGCTGA